GGTCAGTAAAgcattcaatggagaagcttgaaCCTTCCACCTCCATCTGATCAACTTGATCACCGTTGATTCTGCACAAACTTGCAAGCTTTAAACTAATGAAGTGAAATATTTCCGATTCGTCCCGTCCACTGCGTTGGAAACGTCAAATAACTTTAAAAACACCTAACATCCGTACCACATTCTCTGTAcaaaatcaaattttcctaTAGAAACCAAACCCATACGATATTGGCTTGAAAAACAAACCCTTTCTTTTCGTGGCTTTTACTAACCCACTTCACTCTTCTTTCTGTGCACgaaacaaaaagcaaaaaacTCAATGCTCCTTTTTGTCACTTTCATTACTCCCCCTTCGGGCCACGCAtcgttctttcttttcttgtttttcttttgatctcctaccattctttctccttttctacGTAACAACTCTTCCCCACAACCTGCCTACCGAACCGTACCaaacttctcttatttctttacCTTCCTTGATCAAAGAGAAATAACCATTCATGCAACCAGCAAAGAGATCATAGAAAAGATGGGAGAGtaacgaatttttatcacctgcggttctCTGCCCGATACGGTTTCCTAGTgtctctaataaaagggggtagaccccacccgggcagtgtgttcgatcagggggtggaatggttatttcagccccccccccccccatgagaGGAACCTCACAACTGTACCGGTcagcgaacctcaggggataaaggtccggAGAATAACACCGGTTGAAACAGGAAAAAAATGTAGCAATGATTGTGAGGCAACCGGAGAAGAAAAACTGACATTTTTACTGTTCCTCCTTCTGTCATTCTCTTTGCGCATTATTCATTTCATGTATCTTCTCACATCACCTGCAATGATTTTTCAAACCTCGATTTGGAGCACTTGTTGGGGACAAATGCACAACCATGACAAAAAACAGCAACCAATTACACATGACACGAGGAATTTAAAGTGGTCTGACATGCATGTCTACATCCACTCAAGAGAACAACAGAGTTTCTATTtaacttaaagaaaaaattcaCAACCCCACCTTGGTAGCACTTGTTGAGGAAAAATACGCAACCATGAGGAAGAAATCAACAAACAATTACAAACGACACGAGGGATTTAATGTAGTTTGACATGCATGTCTACATCCACTCAAGAAGTCAAGAGAACCAAAGGATTTCTActaaacttgaaaaaaaaaattctacaccACTCAAAGtgatctcttctttgcttgtgtCTAGAGTTTTCACTAGAAAGACAATATATATgaaacctaaaaaccctaattccgaCACAATTACAATTATACTTCATATATGTAATAGGCCCAAAATCTAATCCAATAATTATGTGGAAACACAGAATACAACACACACCAAAACCCAACACTTTCCTCTTGGATTGCACTTGCACCACACAGGCctatgtccttttttttttctttaaaggCCCATCGTCCATTTGTGGAAAGACTCAACGGATTGAGGCAAAAAATAGAGACACCTAATACCCCACAGTGGTTTAAGGAAATGTGATCAGATTGGATATCGACTGACACCAATTTCGATACTTGATCGATCccatattgattttttttttgttttgggtaaatAGAGGAACTTTATTAAGAAGTATCATACTATCATGCTACAACTCAAGGTTAGAGAGCAAACATAACTCACGCAATCAAGGAGAGGATACAGGCCAAACTGTCAAGCATGTAAGCGACATAGCCATCTGAGCCATTGAGTCAGCCATAGTGTTGATCTCCCttgaaacaaaatggaaatACAAGATGCGAACAGAGatgataaatgaaaaatatcatCCGATATTGATGGAACCGTACAAACTAAGggtaaaacaattaaaaaaaccctaattcttatGAAAAATAGTGGCAAAAGCAAACCATCTAATACAGGCTGATCTGTGCCAATCCATATCAGTTTTCAGGATGGCCATACCCAATCGGATACCATGCACGAAATCCATGCCAACAACCCGTGTTTAAATCCTTCATCTTTTGTATTAGATAAAGAGTTTGCCATTACTCCATGGAAATCTAGCTCTAAAAGATCATCATCGGCCCATCGTAGAAGCAAAACGAACAATCTCGGTTCGTCAGTCGAGAAATTGTCAAACTGCACTCTTCTACTCTTCAGACGAGAGAGGTTCacggagtggattccatctgaacggctatGAGCCATTCGTGAACGTGAATCCAATTCTCTTCAGACCtgttccataaaaaaaaatctctcttcGGACCTGGGTTTCGATTGCTTATAACCATTTAGAATGTGGTGCACCTCCTAATCATTTATGAAGAACATAGACTCCTTTTGTAACCCATTTTCATCTTCCAGGAACTATATATGGAGCAATTTTAATGGGTAAAAAAACGATGGAGCAATGTAACCTCACAGGATGGAAGAAGCCAAGAgtgttctctcttctctttatgAGATCCAACCTCATCTTAGAAATGATCATTGGTTTTTGAgagaaaaaatatcaaattgCTATCTTAAGAAAGTTAGCTCATCAAGAAGAAATTTTGTGGCATCAGAAGTCAAGAACTgattggatcaaatttggtgaATAGAATTCCAAGTTTTTCCATCTTTCTACCGTTAAGAGAAGAGCCAGAAATACTATCAGATCCTTAAATGCTAATGGTCTCACGTTGGCTGAAAATCAAGATATTGGAAAAGCTTTATCAGATTTCTACAAAGAGCTTTTTTCCTCCCAAAATTCACCAATAGAGGAGAGTTACTTTGTGCCCATCAGAGGGAGAGTCTCACAAGGGGACAATATCAGTCTTAATCATACGGTCTTAGATGAGGAAATCTTCCACACTGTTAAGTCTATGCCTTCTAAAAAATCGTCGGGTTCAGATGGATTTTCAGGTTCTTTTTTTTCACAAAGCTTGGCCAGCATTGGTAATGAAGTGTCGGACTATATCAGGAATTTCTTCACTACAGGGGCCTTCAGTCTGCAACTAAATCATACTTTCATCACCCTTATTCCCAAAGTGGAGCACCCCTCTTCGATTTCAAAATACAGGCCTCTAAGTCTACGCAATTTCATATACAAGATTATTTCTCGTATTATTGTTAATAGACTTCGTCCAGTTCTGAACCGTATTATCTCTTTCAATTAGAATGGCTTCATCAAAGGCCGCCATATCCAGGATAATGTGCTCATTTGTCATGAACTTCTGCACAAAATCAAGAACACAAGAAGGGGTAGGGAAGGCTATTTCTCAATCAAAATTGATATGAACAAAGCTTACGACAGGCTTGAATAGAATTTCCTTAGAAGCATTCTCCTGAATTATGGTTTTGATTCTGCTTGGGTTCAACAGGTCATGTTCTGTGTTGAGAACACTCAAATGGGAATCCTTCTTAATGGCTCTCCTCTCCCTTTCTTCAAGCCGTCTAGAGGCCTAAGACAAGGAGACCCCCTCTCCTCTTATCTTTTTGTCCTATGTGCTGAAGTTCTATCCTCTAAACTAGCCATTGCTCTTCATGAGAGAAGCATTCATGGTCTTCAAATCAACAAGGGTGGTGGGAGCATTTTTCATATGGCTTTTGCAAATGACCTGATTCTTTTTGGAGAAGCTTCTATGTCTGAGGCGAGAGCTCTCAATGAAGTTCTAGAAAATTATTGCAAGTTTTCGGGCCAAGCCATCAATCTCAATAAGACAAGAGCTCAGTTCAGCCCTAATGTCAATTCATCAACTAAGAGACTCTTAAGGGAATTCTTTCAGATTACTCCTACAGCTTCTCTTGATGCGTACTTGGGAATTCCATATACCAGTGGAAAATTATCAAAAAGTCAATGCTCCGATCTAATCTCAAGAGTCTCTAACAAACTGCAACATTGAAAATCTCTCTATCTACAGGTAAACTGGTGTTGGTCCAATCTACTCTGTCTACTATGCCTCTTTATATGATGTCCTACTGTAAGATCCCAGTATCTATTCAAAAGTCTTTGGATTTCATTAGCAGAGAATTTTTTTGGTCTAGTGGAGCCAATGCGATGGTTCCTACTGTTTCTTGATCCTCTATTTGTTTACCTAAGAGGATTGGTGGTTTAAATGTCAAGCTCTCCGCCCCCATGAATCAAGCTCTTCTTGCAAAAAAGGGTTGAGAACTCCTTACCTCGTCAGATTCTCTATGGAGCAGACTTATGAAGGCCAAGTACTTTCCAAACTCCTCCTTTCTCCAAGAAAATGCCCCTTTTTTGCCTCTTGGGGTTGGAAATCTATCCTCTCCTCGAGGGATCTTCTTCACAAAgatatttttattcaagttggaaaTGACTGCTCGATAAATCCGTGGAATGATTTTTTGATCCCTAGCCACCCCCATTAGCTGCTCCTTTTCCCCTTCCAAGAAATGCTCCTTTAACCGTTGCTCATTTGATAGATTCTTCCACCAATACATGGCGTAGAGATCTGATTTTTGCTTGGTGGCCTCCTGAAGTGGCGTTTAGCATTGTATCCATTCTCATTTCCATTTTTCCTTCTGAAGATAGATATGTTTGGGCAACTACCTCTAGTGGATGTTTCTCGATTACCTCAGCCTACAGCATTGCAATCAAGGGCTTCAATCCAATCTCTCAACCATATTGGCTTAAACTTTGGCATCTCCCTACAGCTCTGAAAATTCACCATCTGCTATGGAAAATTCTCCATCAAAGGGTTCCTCTTCCAGATCTCCTAAACAATAGAGGCTTCAATTCAGATCCGGTTTGTTTTATTTGCTGACAGCAAAATCAAAATGTGAATCATCTTTTTGTGGAATGTCCGTATGTCCAGCAAATATAGTCTCAAGGGGGTCTTCGCTTCTACATTTCCAATCAATCATTAACAACTACTATTATTTCCTTCATCATCAACCAGAATGTTCATGACAAAGGCAGCATCCACAAGACTTCTTTATTTTGCAGCATCATTTGGAACATATGGAATGGATATTGGAATCTCATTTTTAGGCAAATGAACTTCAATCCCAGGGAGGTTTTATTAAGAACTATATCAGGTGCAAAAGGGTATGTCAATGATTTTCTTAAACCCCTTGACAAGAGAACCCGACTCGCCAAATGGATTCCACCTTTAATTCCATATGTTAAGTTCAATGTGGATGGATCAAACCTTGGCAATCTAGGTATGACTGGCATTGGTGGAGTATGACGATCTTCTGAGTCATCCTTTATTTGTTGCTTCTTCGTCGGCATCGAAAGGAATTATGCGCTTGTTGCAGAGACTATGGCCATTCGGTATGTTATCATGACAGCAATCACTTTCAACATCAAGAGGTTAATCATCGAAAGTGACAATTTGCTAGTTGTGAATATCCTTCAAAGGATCTTTGACGCCATTCCTTGGAGGATTACGCTCCTTATAAAggattatcttcttctttctcaaaaCTTCGAGGATATCCAGTTTAGGCATACTTTGCACGAAGCCAATTCAGTGGCAGATTGTCTAGCTTCTCTAGGGGCTACAGTTCAGAACAACCTTTTCTGGTAGAATTCAACCTCTCACtgtatttttcttcctttgtatGCTGAGTCTTTTGGAACTTTGTTCCATTggtaataaattatttttatcaaaaaaaaaaaaaaaaatgtaacctCACAAATTCTGTATGTGAAACAATATAATAACAttgggagaatattctctgtgccacaatgcaggctacgcccaggcacatgagCAGCTTGtgtaggggggcagggtggtcattgcacccattCCTATGTGCCTGGGCACAACCTGCTGTCACAGTCCGCCCAATGATGGCCCAAGGCCAAGCTTGCAAAACCCATGGACATGGACCTTAAGCCAAGGAAGAACCAAGGTCTAGAACTCTTCATACTTGAAGAGGCTAGACTTATTCTATAACCTCTAGGCTTCAAGAATGTTCTAGAGAGACTTCTAGAGAATACTTGTAAATATCTTAGAATGTTCTAGTCCCATTACTAGAAAGTTCTCCACCGTTGGATGGATGACACTTATATAGATCCTAGCCATTCATTGTAGGTTGgggtgcctataaatagaggtggcctcatttggccaaAGCACCAAGCAAGTGAGCTATCAAGTATTGTAATCCAAGCTTTTGAGCAATACAAGTTCATTCTCTCAAACTCTCTcttgtgttctctaagttctcttcccaagtcccttacTAGAGTTGTGGAAACGCTGACTTAGTGCTAGCATGAGTGCTAAGTGTCGGCACGGTTGTTTAAAGAGGTCTAAGTCCGTGACAattgtggtatcagagcttcgaTTGCGAGGGAGCATACTTGTAGAGATGTCTACTAACCCTTCGAAAGTGGTGGACATGTCGATGAACGAGCAAGTCTGTGGAAGGGAGGTCATTCCTAGTAAGGAGAGGCGAAGAGGCAAAGACAAGTCCGTAGATGTTGGTGGTGCTATGGAGCCACGCTTAGCTCGGGTGGAGCTAGTAacggccgaggtgaaggagcgcCTCGATATTGTGGAGCAAAGTGGGAAGGAGCACGAAGGCCACGTCATGGAGCTTAAGGAGGAGCTTGTGAACCAAATGGAAGAGCTCAAGGAGTCCCTACAAAGCATTCTCAACACCATAGTACATCCCCAACAGGAGGAGTTTGCCACCTTCAAGACTCAAGTGTGGGAGGCATTGGCAAAGATGGATGCTCGCATCGATGAAGTGCAAGCTGATTGGGCCATGTGTAGGAGAACAGCGGCCAGGGGAGCCACTACATTGCATGAGGTGCCTAGGGTTGAGGCACCAAGGCCCAAGGCGTTTGATGGGAAGAGAGATGCACGTGAAGTCGACAACTTCTTATGACACATGGAGAGGTATTTCGAGGCGATGGCGTTCGACGATGAGGTAACAAAGGTGATGACCGCGATACTCTACCTTACCGACATTGCAACTCTATGGTGATGTAGGAGGCATGTTGATATTGAAAGAGAACGTGCATCATAGACACGTGGGATGAGTTCAAGaaagaactaaagaagcaaTTCTATCCAGAAAATGTTGTTTTCTTGGGGGGCCTCAAAAGGCTCAACCACACAGGGTCTATTAGGGACTATGTCAAGGAATTTTCAACACTCATGCTTGAGGTCCCTAGTATGACTGATGAAGAACTCCTCCTCAACTTCATGGATGGCCTCCAAGGCTGGGCCGTGCAAGAACTACAACGATGAGGAGTGTAAGATCTTGCTTCGGCTATAGTAGCGGCGGAGTCATTGGTGGAGTTTAGGAGGGAAGATAATACCAAGGCCAAGAAGAGCAATGGTGGAAATGGTGGGGGAGAGAAGGGTCCCAAGAGATACCCTCCCAAGGAAGGAACAAGTAAAACCCCTGCAAGTAAGGAGGGTAAGGCTCAGCATTACCAGAAAGACAAGTTCACTCCAAGGGACAAGTGTTTCTTGTGCGATGGGCCACACTGGGCTAGGGACTACCCCAAGAGGAAAGCTCCCAATGCCCTACTTGAGAAGGGTGACAACGAAGCACACATGGGGTCCCTACAACAATTGGGTGCCATCAAGGCTAAGGCGACGAAGATCAAGGCCACTACCTCTCAGAAGGGGCTTATGTATGTGGAGGTGCACATCAACAAGAAGCCCTTGCATGCTATGGTCGACACAGGCGCTACACACAACTTTGTCTCGACGGAGGAGGCAAAGAAGCTTGGACTAAAGGTGTCCAAGGAGGGAGGATGGTTAAAGGCAGTTAACTCCCAAGCTCATCCCATAGAAGGTGTCGCTCGAGGGGTCGAGATGAGCATCGAGACATGGAAAGGCACCGTAGACTTGTCGGTGGTGCCAATGGATGACTTCCAAGTGGTATTGGGTATGAAGTTCTTAAGGAGGGTTAAGGCTATATCCATGCCATTCATGAGCAGTGTGTATCATGGAGGAAGGTGCACCATGCATAGCCCCAacggtgcaagggaccaaggaAGGCCCCAAGCTACTTTCAGTCATGCAGTTGGAGAAAGAGTCAAGAAGGGTGAAGACACCTACCTTGCGGCATTGCTCGAGGAAAAGGAGAACAGCCCTACGGAGGTGCTACCCAAGCCGGTCAAGAAGGTCCTTCAGGAGTTCAAGGATGTCATGCCACCTGAGCTGCCCAAGACACTTCCACCTAGGAGGGAGGTGGATCATGCAATAGAGTTGGAGCCCGGTGCCAAACCACCAGCCATGACACCTTATCGAATATCGCCGCCAGAGTTAGAGGAGCTAAGGAAGCAACTCAAAGATTTATTTGATGCTGGGGTCATTCGCCCGTCTAAGGCCCCATATGGTACTCTAGTCTTGTTCCAACGGAAGCATGATGGATCACTACAGTTGTGCATCGACTATCGGGCATTGAACTAAGggtaaaacaattaaaagaacaccctaatttttatgaaaaatagTGGCAAAATCTAAACCATCCAATACAGACCGATCTGTGCCAATCCATATCAATTTTCGGGATGGTCATACCCAATCAGATACCATGCACGAAATCCATGCCAACAACCCAAGTTTAAATCCTACATCTTTTGTATTAGATAAAGAATTTGCACAAGCAAAACGAACAATCTCGGTTCGTCATTCGAGAAATTGTCAAACTGCACTCCCCCACTCTTCGGACAACAAAGGTTcacagagtggattccatctaaacGACTGTGAGCCATTCTCGAATGTGAGCCCGAGAGGTTCACGGAGGGGATTCCATCTAACCGTTCTCAGCTGTGAGCCATCTCTCTTCGGACCTGGGTTTCCACCATAAATGGAGAGCTTATAACCATCTAGAATGTGGTGCACCTCCTAATCTTACTGAAGAACATTTACTCTTTTTGTAACCCATTTTCATCTCCAAGGAACAATATATGGAGCAATTTTCATCGGTAAAAAAACGGAGCAACGTAACCTCACAAATTCTGTGCTTGAAACAGTATAATAACATTTTTCAGAAAAGTTTCTACACTTCTAATCTCCGCTGTCTTATAAAGATGGCCCAGATGCAATCGGACATGTAGGAATATACTGACCAGAAATAATTTCTTTGAAGTTGGCAAAACCCATGTAACAAATACATAAACTCTTGAGCAGAACATGGAAAACCAAGAAGTTCAAAATTTCGCTTTAATTACGCTCACAAAGAAACATTGAGATCCATACTCGTTAAGATATCACATAGAATTTTCAACCTAACTGAATCAAAATCCTCAAAACATATTATATATCTATCGAACTTCGAAAATACCATCCACAACGAACAAAATCAAAATAGTCTACCCCCGAAAATTGCTGCAATCAACCAGGTCAATGGCTCAAAACTGGAGTAAAAGGGCTTAGACTCTGAACCCACGACTATTCCTACGCCCTCTAGCTTTCTCAAACTTCCGGCCCTTGGAGCGAACATATGGCTTGGTGTGGCTGTGGGGCACACCTGGTGCCTTGCCAAAGTGCTTCACTGCTTCCCTTGAGTTCTTCGGGCCCCTCAGAAGAATCTACAACCAGAATGAACAGTACAACATGAGTGGAAATATATTGCATCGAGAATGAAATTAAGATAATAATCTAAGGTCCCTAGTtaaattttttccattttaataaTAGGAGATTATTATACTTTCAAACcgtaaccccccccccctctccttttcCACCTGATGGAAGCAGGACTTCATCCCAAACCTCATTGTAACCAGTTGAGATACTTACTAGCTGTACTAGCCGGGTAAGCCAGCACCTTCATTCCTAGTGGAAGTTCACTCATTACAACAAAGATGAAAACCAAATGCAGACAAAACTCGTACAAGATTTAATGCCCCAAGggttaaaaaaatgtaaatgtgGTTGTATAATAACAGCTCAGCACATAAGCaattcttaaaaataaaaaataaaaaatcccatttaaAAGGCTCCGAAATAGTCTTGGCTGAGTAGGACTACTCAAAACCAGAACCACACCAATAGGCCCACCCAGACCTGACTAGTTGTagcccaaaaccaaaccgaccATTTACTAACAGCCAGGTCTCGGTTTGAGAGAGTGCAATAACCGGTGGCGTTGCTTTTGACCAAAGAATGAAACCTACCCGACCAATACACAAAGATATAGTACATATAATTATACTATTACTAAACTTACATCTGTATCCTTTGTTCACCTTCTCTATTTCCCTTTTATAATTTGCTTCCTTTTACTTACATCTGTATCCATTGTTCAccttctccattttccttttATAATTTGCTTCTTTTTCCTACTCTTTCCATCCGATGAAGGAATCAGCCCATCAACCCTTCCTTTGAGTTCATAGCTCTCTCAGGCGGATAAACGTAGGGTAGACTAATCGGTTCCAGTCAGTTTCAGTCGGGCCTTTACCAGTCCTACCACTTTAAACCACAAGACCAATTATCTGATTGGTCCTCAATAGACAGACCATGGCGAATCATAATCGGTCAATTCCATTACTAACCCAAAAATAACCAATACAAGTTATTTGGAGGGTGGGCTTATTTATGTACTACCCCTACTTCTCTCCTTTAAAACGCTGGTCGATGTGAGATGCAACTTCCCTTTTGCCAGTCACCACCCCATTTCCTTCATTGGTCCTATATATGGGTTCAGAGGTTCCTTAGCTTCCTAAACGACCTCACATCCAACTAGTTTCTCAAGTTCCTTACCAGATTCAATAGGCAGGCCTTATATCCAAATTAGAGCTTATGAATTGCAGATTAAATGGATCAATTCCATCCTCCATCATAGAGTTGGACAGTTGGTTAAGCTCTATAACCAGCTCTATGATGGAAGATGGAATTGATCCATTGAATCTGCAACTCATAAGCTCTAATTTGGACATAAAGCTAAGATTGCCTATTGAATCTGGTAAGGAAACATGAGATACTAGTTGGATGTGAGGTCGTTCTAGAAGCTACGAAGCAGAGGAACCTCCAAACCCACATAAGATGCATGTAGGGAACGGGATAAAGATTGGCCAAAGGGAAGCAGCATCCCACAACAACAAAGTGGTAAATGGGAGTAGGTGGTAGTATATAAATAAggggaaccccccccccccctaagaCTTGTATTGGTTATTTATGGGTCACTAGGTTTACGGATACGCCCAATACATCAAACTCATTGCCCATGGATAAAGACCGTGGCCTTAGAGGACCAATTAGATAATTGATAATTGGATAAAGGCCCCACCAAAACCAAcaagttgacacccctaagcaTGACATAAACACAATACTTTAATATTGTAGAGTTGTAAGAAAATCTGTTCACGTTGATGATGAGACGTGGCTTGGCTGACTACTTTGTTCAGTCATAAACATAAGTATCATGAAATCCAGTTTTACCACATGgaagacattttttttaaatgattttagatGTTAAGAGTGTTTTCCAATGTACAACTCTCAGATTTCCAAGTTTTCCTCCATTTACATTTCCCACATCATTTCACACCCTTTGTTTCTGGCAAGTTCATAACAGAGTTAATGAGGGTGAACAATACTATTTTTaacataagaaaaaagaaaaaacacatgACTGGATTCTGTTATATATATGCCTAGAATCCAACAGAAACAACATATGTGCAAATGAAGGGCTGATATTAAGGATCCAAAACATCTATCTCAAAAGGGATCCTAGGCATAATCTACTTATACAATGCCTATTCCACATCAGCATGTCCTGCACCAAAACTGTACTCATAGCTGTGTtgcagaaataaaaaattgccaTGCACACAATACTTGGAAACATGTTAAACTAATTTAGGCTTCCAATGAATGAAagtttatttattcatttttatttcatttagagGTTATGAAAATTTATGTAATATATCACGTGAAGTTCTACGAAAAACATTAACCAAATTCAAAAGCAATTTATAGAACAGAGCATGGATGAGCTAGAAGTAGGATTTTTAACTAACCGTGTTCTGTCCCAGAGGTGCCTTCAGAGCAAGTTGATCAAAAGTGAAACATTCACCTCCAGCCTGCAGAATCCTAGATCTGGCCGTCTCCGTGAACCTTAGAGCTGTCACTTTCAAAGCAGGAACTTCATAAACTCGTGTATCATCAGTAACGCACCCAACAACCACTGCAATCTTATCTTCCTGAGAATCAGCAATCAGTTCCAATGGTTTTAGAATACATTATCCAGTAAGATAcagcaagaaaagaaacaaaatctcAAAATTTGGGTTACTAATGAAAACTATCTCAAGAACTACTCCCACAAACCCAGGGAAGGGGGTTAATGTAGAGTGTAGACCAGTCACAAGTGATCACCAGTCCACTCGAGGATCGCAAGCTTCAGGTCCAACAACAGTAAATACCTCAAACgattctcagatttgcaggaaacttcagaacaataaaataaaaaacaagaaatcaaagaagggaagaagaagatagggtagtgTCTCAGActcgggtctctcacccacgaaggaaagaagaagatagggtagtgTCTCAGActcgggtctctcacccacgttctctcaccaatggcatttcaccatactctctcacagagcaaaaCACAAAGCTATGTTTGTACTAGGCTGTAGCCCCGTACAAAGGTATATAGAGActcaaaaaactaaaaaggaaggcctaacctaatccttaactaataaggtaacataaactaactatgaaactaaaataatgaatgacactgactcaaaacatgactctaactaaactaatggaGTAAAttccgttttcctactttccaCCCtaattttaggctcattaaagtgatccattacaaagaaaacccatgggatcaaaggacaacacctacataacccaaccaaAGGCTTACTTCCATTAGTAAGCCcattaggtgacttatctgtaTCAAGGGTGATctcctttattcttttttagTAACAGCAACATTAAATTTTGACAGCATATAGAAAATAACTTTGCTACTATCTCTGTAGCATCAAACTAAAAGCAAATCTGCATCGCACATCCTTCCAAGATGTAAATTTCAAAGCTGGTTGACTTTGAAAAAAGTAAAAGGCATAATTTATTGCAAATAATGTCCATGAATGAGATGATTAAATTAAATAGATAATGCTGGCATCTTAGCCAGAAGCATTACCGTGCCCAGTTGATCCACTGCTCAAGCACAATATCTCCATGCATGATTGCATTACAAACAGTTAAAATACAATGATATGAAGTACAAATTCCAATTAACTATCAAATTCAATTAAACTTCAACATATATATCTAATCTTTACTATGCTGACCCCTCTTTGATGTCAAGAAAGGGGAGAGTGGATAAAGTACAAGTTAAAAACCAACAAATTGTTTTGAGTTTATGAAACAAAGATGAGAGATCACTGAAGCTCAAAGCAAATAGAGACTCAGAGAGTGAATAAATATCAGATCTGGTTGTATATGACCATTATTCTGCTACGGAAATGATATGGGAAATAAATTCTAAGTCAAgattattaaaaaatttaaaagcaaGGATACATACAAGGG
The nucleotide sequence above comes from Telopea speciosissima isolate NSW1024214 ecotype Mountain lineage chromosome 3, Tspe_v1, whole genome shotgun sequence. Encoded proteins:
- the LOC122654722 gene encoding 60S ribosomal protein L18-2-like — encoded protein: MGIDLVAGGKSKKTKRTAPKSDDIYLKLLVKLYRFLVRRTGSKFNAVILKRLFMSKVNKPPLSLSRLIEFMKEKEDKIAVVVGCVTDDTRVYEVPALKVTALRFTETARSRILQAGGECFTFDQLALKAPLGQNTILLRGPKNSREAVKHFGKAPGVPHSHTKPYVRSKGRKFEKARGRRNSRGFRV
- the LOC122655077 gene encoding uncharacterized protein LOC122655077 encodes the protein MASSKAAISRIMCSFVMNFCTKSRTQEGVMFCVENTQMGILLNGSPLPFFKPSRGLRQGDPLSSYLFVLCAEVLSSKLAIALHERSIHGLQINKGGGSIFHMAFANDLILFGEASMSEARALNEVLENYCKFSGQAINLNKTRAQFSPNVNSSTKRLLREFFQITPTASLDAYLGIPYTSGKLSKSQCSDLISRVSNKLQH